A portion of the Carassius auratus strain Wakin unplaced genomic scaffold, ASM336829v1 scaf_tig00031891, whole genome shotgun sequence genome contains these proteins:
- the LOC113080622 gene encoding uncharacterized protein LOC113080622 yields MEGDSVTLHTGIKTNQDRINWFFNGIRIARISGDQSKICADAECPERFRDRLKLDHVTGSLTITDITNTDSGEYKLDITSRRSEKTFSVSVHDAPVADREEMKSVKEGESVTLDPGVMNNTNYSITFLFNDVLIAEISEDQSKTCTDVQCEDSDERFRDRLKLDHQTGSLTITNITNTDSGEYKLQIIIISSSFSIRRSRSFSLTVTGSGLSLSVVAGICAALVILLVTAAAAGVMYLKQKKGRGAEPNNDQENHIKNSSVSKTEAAANGASCAKTETATEIPP; encoded by the exons atggagggagattcagtcacgcTACACACTGGCATCAAAACAAATCAAGACAGAATAAATTGGTTTTTTAATGGCATTCGCATCGCTCGGATCAgtggagatcagagtaagatctgtgCAGATGCTGAGTGtcctgagagattcagagacagactgaagctggatcatgtgactggatctctgaccatcacagacatcacaaacacagactctggagaatataaactagaTATCACCAGCCGCAGGAGTGAAAAGACCTTCAGTGTTTCTGTTCATG atgcTCCTGTCGCTGATCGAGAAGAAATgaagtcagtgaaggagggagaatctgttaCTTTAGATCCTGGTGTCATGAACAACACAAATTATTCGATCACGTTTCTTTTTAATGACGTCCTCATCGCTGAAATCAGTGAAGATCAGAGTAAGACCTGCACAGATGTTCAGTGTGAGGActctgatgagagattcagagacagactgaagctggatcatcagactggatctctgaccatcacaaacatcacaaacacagactctggagaatataaactacagatcatcatcatcagcagcagcttcAGTATTAGGAGGAGCAGGAGTTTCAGTCTTACTGTCACTG GTTCaggtctgtctctgtctgttgtAGCAGGAATATGTGCAGCTCTAGTTATTCTGCTCgtgactgctgctgctgctggtgtgaTGTATCTTAAGCAAAAGAAAG GAAGGGGGGCGGAGCCAAATAATGATCAG GAGAATCATATTAAAAACTCATCCGTTAGTAAGACTGAGGCTGCTGCTAATGGAGCGTCCTGTGCAAAGACTGAGACTGCCACTGAAATACCACCTTAg
- the LOC113080621 gene encoding uncharacterized protein LOC113080621, producing MRLFPQNLYSFFREMMNLFIFVPVWVLQHGVSGFDTDLELVIVMEGDSVSLYTDVKTNQHEKIKWFFNDTRIAQISDYLSKTCTDVECNEGTERFRDRLKLDHQTGSLTITNITNTDSGLYQLQIISSNSISKKIFSITVHEVPGAKTDKAGGSFTFDSGVMKNPDALMTWYFNDTFIAKMNGDPSRICIDDQCKDADERFRDRLKLDHQTGSLTITNTRTTDSGDYYLEIITNGSSIHRHHIISFVDEKGFSAPITDEFISVYWIVCLFAVAAAACVLLAITGEWCRTFTC from the exons ATGCGTTTGTTTCCACAGAATCTGTACTCGTTTTTCAGAGAAATGATGAACCTCTTCATTTTCGTCCCAGTGTGGGTTTTACAGCATG GTGTGTCTGGTTTTGATACAGATCTAGAGTTAGTGattgtgatggagggagattcagtctctCTGTACACTGATGTTAAAACAAATCAACATGAAAAGATTAAATGGTTTTTTAATGACACTCGTATCGCTCAAATCAGTGACTATCTCAGTAAGACCTGTACAGATGTTGAGTGTAATGAAgggactgagagattcagagacagactgaaactggatcatcagactggatctctgaccatcacaaacatcacaaacactgactctggactttatcaacTACAGATCATCAGCAGCAACAGCATCAGTAAAAAGATCTTTAGTATCACTGTCCATG aAGTTCCTGGTGCAAAGACAGACAAAGCGGGAGGATCTTTTACTTTCGATTCTGGTGTGATGAAAAACCCAGACGCTTTGATGACGTGGTACTTCAATGACACTTTCATAGCAAAAATGAACGGCGATCCCAGTAGGATCTGTATAGATGATCAATGTAAAGAtgctgatgagagattcagagacagactgaagctggatcatcagactggatctctgaccatcacaaacaccagaaccacagactctggagattaTTATCTTGAGATCATCACCAACGGCAGCAGCATCCACCGGCACCACATTATCAGCTTTGTCGATGAAAAGGGCTTCAGTGCTCCCATCACTGACGAGTTTATTTCAGTCT